A segment of the Trifolium pratense cultivar HEN17-A07 linkage group LG7, ARS_RC_1.1, whole genome shotgun sequence genome:
CACTTGACATTTTCCCCTCCATCTTTTGGTTAATGTTTTGCATGCCTCGAACATATCCCAGGACTATATGTTAATATGTTAAACAGCTGTTTGGCTTTTGTCAAAGTTGGAATACAGTTTTTTTCTGGATAGAAGGGCTGCTTTTGTGTTCTTTACTTGGGCAATAGTTATATGTTTCTTTGGATAATCTTTAAATTGGCCTACCATGGATGCCAAAACTAAATTTTGAAAGAAGCAATAGTTTGTTTGTTGTGTAAAAGTGTTTTTGGTAGGTCACCAAAGTAAAAAAGTAAAAGCTCTAATAATCTGTTATATGCTAActtagtatgtgtttggttctgccgtggacagaattgattttgacacaattgagtttgacagaattgattttgatagaattgagtttgatacaattgatttatgttttgatatattcatacaaaagtgagttgaacaaagaatttgagtgtaaaaatcaattctagaatcagaagctacaatttctagcttcaagtaaaATCAATTATGGAGACAGAAttaattctacttttgagaaaccaaacaagccagaatcaattctaaacgtctagaatcaattctgtctgctccagaattgaaaccaaacatacacttggTAATTTTTTGTATCTCACTATAtctgatagttttttttttagtatttgcagattcttattgttttagtcTTGTTGGTAGTAAATAAATATTACGGGATTTGAATTATAATTTCTGCTATATGTTTGACAGTGCACGTTTGGAATGGCATGATTTCTGGAGCTAGCAGTATCATGTTTGGTCAGATGCTTGGGGATTCATTAAAAAGATTACATTGAGAGCAAAACATCTAAATATCTATTTTGCATTTTAGCTGGTAAGTTTTTTTGGTTGACTAGCATCAAGACAGGGTACACAAAAGGTCATTGTGATGATGTTCTTGAAAATATTTACTAGGTTATTTTTGTGTGTAAAAGAAAGTCATTGAAAAACCTGACTTACCTATAAATATGGGCATTTGAGACTTGTTTAGAGTGACTATTTATCTGTGGCTAATATATATGGTAGGAATCTTTTGGGTCTTTGAAAAAATTGCAGATGCTACTAAAATTTTGTCCTTGTGATTTTGTGGTACTTCCTGCATATTTCTATCACACTAATTTGATTTCCTATATAGAGCTTGTTGCTTTTATTCTCGCATGAATACTTGGAACAATAGTCAAACCATAATGATTCTTTTGTTATTAATTCTCAAGATTGTtagattaaataaatataagtacGTAAATCAATCGAATCTAACCACAACGGCTTAACGCAGGAGGAGTCTGAAAGTTGCTTTTGAATGGAACTTGTTGTGTTGAGTCATTCTTATCTGTTAGTTAGATGCTCCTAAACATGCCCTTTCTTTTGTCGTGATAAATATTTCACTTCCTTTTGAGTAAGCATTGTGTACCTGTTTCATCAGATATATTTTGTTTAAGCAAGCCATCAACTTTGGATTGTTTTATCAAGTCTCAAAGATAGTTTACTGCCACCTTAAAAATCATCTCATCCATCTCCTAGCAAATCCAATTATCAAGGCACATTGGATTTTCCAATCATCTCTTGACATTAAATCGGCACCATATTCATACAACATTTAGAGAGTAGAGTTAATTACATGAACATTTAGAAACGAATGGTTTTTATCCATAAGgctgcgtttgatctgctaaaaaaataagggatAGAACAACTCAAGtttgtattgtgtttgattgGAAAAATGTTTCAAGGACTGGACAAACTAGGAGGCAATGGACAgagcacaactttttgtcccaagtacaagttgtctaaaataccattttattcaCCAAACATcgttaagacaaaaaaaaatgttcaacatCATAAAGGTTTGTtttgtgctgttctgtcatgtgttgtgttgttctgtcttgtgCTATTCTGTTCAGTACTTATCTTTTAACgtatcaaacgcaccctaaccGTAAACTAGGCACTAGGGAGTGAGtggaaaagcaaaaaaaaataaaaaagattccTCTTTAAAGTATGaaacatagtaaaaaaaaaaaagaacaattaAAGGACCTGGAAAATCGACAAACTTCCGAATTTCCAAACCATGAGATTCCAtcaccaaaaaattaaattagaggGTAAGTCTCAATAAATAACTCTTTTTTATCTGTAGGGGATTTAGATTTTTGACCGGGTTTTTTGAATTAAGTGACATAAGGCATTATTAAGGACATCATGACCCAGACACAAATATGCTTTTCATAGCATAAAAGtaataaaaagtaataaaaagataaaaagggactacaaaagaaaaagttatatCTTTAAACATCCTTTAATCATGTGCCTAATAGATTTTTCCACTAAatgaaaacaaacattttttaagtACTATTGCAGATTCAAGATAGCAGCATTTCTTAAGAACCACCTCCATTTGGTAGAGCAACATGAATCATCTGCTTCTAAAGGCAGTTGCAATGTTAAcagtaataatattttttggagACACAAGTTGGACCATGGAAGCCTGCAGTCCCAATGACATGGAAGCTTTGATGAGTTTCAAGAATGGAATTCAAATAGACACATCCGGTCGCATAGAAAAATGGGTCGGTAACAACTGCTGCAAATGGGATGGCATTGTTTGTGAAAATTCAACCTTTAGAGTGAAAGAGATCAATCTACCAGGATTTATTTCCAATGATGAAGGCTTATTTCAAACACAGATGACAGGGTGGATTTCTCCTGCAATAGTGATCCTCACATCACTTGAAGTCATTGATCTTGGTGGTTTAATTGGTCTTAGTGGAATGATTCCACCAACCATTGGTTTGCACCTAACGAATCTTCAAAAACTCTATCTTTATGGCAACAATTTAACTGGTTCAATACCAAAAAACATTGGAGAGTTGCAAAATCTTCAAGAACTAGCTCTGCAGGAAAATCGGCTCTCTGGGTCTATCCCTTTGAGTATTGGGAGACTAAACAATCTCAGAAGGTTGTTGCtttattcaaatcaattttCAGGTATAATCCCATACTCAGTTGAGAATATGAGAAATTTGGTAGAGTTGGATGTTCATGACAATGCTCTTACCGGTAAAATACCGAATAAATTTGGCGAAATGCAGGCTCTGGAAAAGCTTGATCTTTCAAACAATTTCTTAAGTGGGAAGGTACCTTCTTCACTAACAAATTTAACCGTCATTTCAGTTTTGTACCTAGACACCAACTATCTAGAGGGAACCATTCCGTTTCCCTCGAGACCGGGTGAAATGTCGTGTTTAGCCTTCTTAAGACTTCATAACAATCACCTTGTAGGAAATATACCTTCCAATTTTGGCTATCTAGTATCACTTCAAAGAGTTTCTTTATCAAACAACAATTTTGAAGGAACATTGCCATCTAATTTAGGAAATTTGGTGTCATTAACTGAGTTTTATCTTAGTGAGAATTTCTTATCTGGCCAAATACCAAAATCTATAGGTCAACTTTCTCACCTCATAATGTTGAACATCTCTAGAAATTTGATTGAAGGACCATTGCCTCAAGAGATGTCTTCTCTTCAAAATCTACAAACACTTGATCTTTCTTTCAACCATTTGAATCTCTCTACTATCCCAAAATGGATAGGGAAAATGTCGTCACTTTCTTGCATTTACTTCGCCGGTTGTGGAATCAGGGACcaaattccaaattttttacAAACAACCATTAGTCCAATTCAGGAACTTGACTTGTCAATGAACCTTCTCAATGGAAGCATTCCATCATGGATTGGAAGCTTCAATCAACTCTACATGTTGAATCTCTCAAGAAACAATATTTCTTCATACATACCTAATTCTTTTAGAAATTTGCAAGATTTGTCAGTTCTTGATCTTCATTCAAATAGATTAACAGGCTCCATATCTCCAATTTTCGACATCGAACAAAGTACTTTTGGAGGatcattaaaatttattgatctTTCAGATAACAAATTCTCTAGTGGAATTGAGGAAATTAGTTTAAGAGGGCAATGTGATATTCATTTTCTCAATTTGTCTCATAATCTTCTAAAAGGTAAGATACCAAATACTATTGGGAGAATGAACTTTGTTAATAGTTTGGATTTGAGCTTCAATAAGTTAGGATTCAACTTACCTGAAGTGCTGGAAAATTTAACCTCATTAGAGGTATTGAAGCTGCAAGAAAATGAGTTCAATGGAAATATACCTATTGGATTTCTTAAATTGATAAAGTTGAAGGAATTAAACTTATCTTACAATCTTCTTGAAGGGGAAATTCCAGAGGGTAAGCCATTGATTGATTTTCCTAGGAGTTCTTATTGTGGAAATAAAGGTTTATGTGGAAAACCTCTTGGTCCTTGTAAACTTTAGTGGCTCTCATtctgaaagttttgatttttgcttGGTGCAAAACCATAAAACTGAGAATGCACTTATTTCACTAGGAAAAGGATAGATTATTATTTCCATTAATTCTTCATGTTTTTTCCTTCAAGAAATAGAAACTTGTGAAAAATAATGGTTTTCATTTATGCAAGTTAGCACGGATtagatgatttttattttacgAAAGTTTATCGTTAAGGATATGTTATTGAGagtcatcaaaattaacggtttatgaattaaCGCATcaattgattttcaatttttttttaaaaatttatattgatgatcttatatgatataaactttctatccaacgttggattttgtaaaatttgtattctttATAGGATTATTGATAAGtggtgcaccgtgcaccacttGATGAAGCTGCCTAAAATTAGATCAATTAAAGAGTGTGATATGTTCGTGTAGCTGAAGTTTCACTTAAGAATGTGAACAGTAAAAAAGCCTCGGTAGCGGCTACTATGCTCCATATATACATCACATATCAAGCGATTTGGATCCTCAGCAGCAATTACCTCTGTTGCACAAATGAGAGCCATCGGATCAAATTTAGAAATAAATTACTTTCTAGGAAAAAACAGCCCCAACACCCCTTGCGCGTGAACAATACTATGAATGACATGACTTATTATGCATAAGGAAtaaacttatgcatggtgcatacaCAAATCTCCATCATCAAATTGAATCTAACATATCTCCAAACGCACCATTTCCCACCCCCAAATCAACAACAGCAACCCCTGAACGTCATCAGATTGTTtcgtagttagttttaaactaaaatcatgtcAAAACTATTTTTGCTGTGTaatggtttcacattagatgtacttaatcaTGCCAAATTTTTACTGTggaatgattttttgtgttatttatgcatggtgcataagaaATTCGTTTATGCACCATAACCGCTCCCCATTGACAACCACCCGGTGGCCAACGTACAACGTCGCCATGGGTGTGGGAAGACTGACTGGGAGGTGTTGCCCGGTGGCCGATTCAAGGAAGAGAAGCATCTTTGCAGTACTGGCGAAGTGGCCTGCTTTCATCAACACATAATTATAAATCTGCGATTGAATAACCTACCGGTGGGATGACCCCACAACTCCATTGTATTGTAGCTGCGATGacttttgatttttaatttgtttctaATTCTTCCATTTCTCTTCAtagattttgaatttgattgtgTTGTTTGGGAATATGCCAAGTTAGATCCCGTTAAGCAATTGTTTGTccttgatgatgatgaaaaattGGCCTCAATttgttaaatattatattaactATTGAGATTATTTGATTATAAAGTTGTTTttgttactgaagaagttgCGTTGACGAAGTTCTTTAGGTTCTAATGGCTCTAATAAAAAAGTCTTTGAGATAAGAACAGAAGACAATATAATTCCAAACATGATTGAAATAAAAAGATCATTTTATCTACAACTCTGCAAGTTAAATGACAAAGTAGCATGAAGTCGGTGAAGACCGAagagaacaaaaataaaattacagtgAATGGAGAAACAGGGAAACATTTATCTTACAGCTTCTATCAAAACTGTTGGATTAATCCAACAACCAACAACGCTAGGTCATCTTGTTGGAGCTTAATCCGGCGAATTCATCATCTTCTGGAACTAACATTCAACATACTAACTGAAATGCAAAATGCATATTTATATGTTTGTTCTCAATGTCGTCGTTTGAATGAAACCCTAGGCATCTGACCAAATATGATTCTACCAGTTTCAGAAATTAAGGCATTCGGAATGCACACTGtcaaacatataacaaaaaaGTTCATTCTCATAGATAGATATCAATCACCATTGTCTAAAGTAAATGCAAACAGAACATGTTCTGATAAAAGTTTATCATTTGAATACTCTCGTTATGCAGGTCAAATCATTGTAAGCAAGAAACCTACAACGTATTCCAACAGTGTATTGCAATGTAGTCAGGTTCGCGCACCGGGTCGTAGGATCGTACGATCCTACATGCTCATGAAGGCTAAACGAGCTAAGAACCCATGGAGGTTCGTTTTTGGGGCTTTTTGAAATCAGGTTCGCGCTTTTTTATGGTGGTGCGTAAAGCAAAAGCAGGttcgtaaaaaaaatgatttgggTTTAAAATTGGTTGGGCCTTGCAGTCAAACCGGGTCGGGTCAAGACACAGAGTACAAAACACGCTTCTTTTTTCTCAGAAACCCTAAGAAAAATACGCGTTTCTTCTCTGAAGAAAGAAACGCCGTCATGTGTCTTCTCAATTCTTCAATCGCGATTCAGCCTTGCTTCCTTCATAACATCTCGTTCCTTTCcttttgtttccttttgttTCCTCTGTTTCAAACCTAACATCTCGTTCCTTTCCTTCACTTTCGTTTCATCTCATCTCTCTGTTTCAAACCATCTCTCTGTTTTCATCTCATCCATCTCTCTGTTTTCATCTATCTCATCTCTCTGTTTCAAACCATCTCTCTGTTTTCATCTCATCCATCTCTCTGTTTTCATCTATCTCATTTTTTCCTTTATCTTGTCTGTGTTAATTTTTCCTTCATCTGCTGTTTTCATCTCATCCATCTCTCTGTTTTCATCTATCTCTTTGTATTCATCTGTGTTAATTTGTCCTTCATCTCTCCTTAATGGCTTCAACCTCAAATGTTGGAGCTTCTTCTGCTGCCACTGTTAATGAAGCTCCACCTTCTGCTTCTGCTGCTCGTGTTAGGGTTCCTCCTAAAAATTCATCTGGAAATAAGACAGATCCAGCATGGGAATATGCTACATCGATTGATATAAAAACAAGAAAGGTGAAGTGTAAACTTTGTGACTGGGAATTCACAGGAAGTGCTTTCAGAATTAAGCATCATTTGGCTGGCATTAATAGTAATGTTAGGCCTTGTCCAAACTGTCCTCCGGAAATCAGGAAAAAGTTTTTGGTTATTACTGATGGCTTACAAGAGAAGTTGCTAAAAAAGATACATGTTGACATTAACATTGAAGGCGATGCTGATGATGAGGTTGGTGATGGTGCTGGTGCAAAGGGAAAAAGAAAGAGTCAAGGAGAGCTAGCAAGAAAGGATATGTACAAAAGAGGGCTGACACAAGCTAAACAAAGCACAATCAATGGTGCCTATAAGAAAGAAACCAGAGAAGATGCTTGTAAGGATATTGctcttttcttttacaataaTGCTATTCCTTTTAATGTTGCTAGGTCTGATGAGTACCTTAAGATGTTTGACAATGTTACAAAACATGGTATAGGGTTTAAACCACCTTCTTATCATGAAATTCGAGTTAAATATTTGGACCATTATTATGGAGAGATTAGTAAGGTAGTTGCAGGATATAGGGCAGATTGGGAGAAATATGGTTGCACAATAATGACGGATGGTTGGACAGATAGGAAGAGAAGAActatattgaatttcttggtacATAGTCCAAAGGGAACTGTATTTCTAAAGTCCATTGATGCATCCGATATAACCAAGACTGCAGACAAAGTTGTCAAGATgattgatgatgttgttgaagAGGTTGGAGAGGAAAATGTTGTCCAAGTTGTTACGGACAATGCGGCGAATTACAAAGCAGCCGGAGAATTGTTAATGCAAAAAAGAAGTAACTTGTATTGGACACCATGTGCCGCACATTGCATCGATTTGATGTTAGAAGATTTTGAGAAGAAGATCCCTCTCCACAAAGAAACAATTCCTAAGGGAAAGAAGATCACCACCTATATTTATGGTAGAACAAGTCTTATTTGTATGTTGCATAGGTTCACTAAGAATGTTGATTTGATTCGACCTTCATTGACCCGTTTTGCGACATCTTACTTGACATTGGGTTGTTTGAATGATCACCGAGATGAGTTGATATCTATGTTCAAATCAAATGAGTGGAAGACTAGCAAACTTGCTAAGAGTAAAGATGGGATTATTGTGCAAAAGATTGTTTTGAACAAAGTGTTTTGGAAGAATGTTTTGACTTGTCTAGGAGGTGCTTTTCCACTTATTAAAGTGTTGCGCATGGTGGACTCGGAAGAGAAGGCAGCCATGGGGTATCTTTATGAAGAAATGGATCTTGCAAAAGAGAATATCAAATCAAGCTTTAATGGAGTTGCTAGGAGGTAACTAATTCAATTCTTTTCACTTTGTATTATAATAATTAGATTTACCTTGTAtgaaaatcaattcaattttttttttgtctttgttaGCTACACTCCCCTTTGGAATATAATTGATCAAAGGTGGGATAAGCAACTTCATAGGCCACTACATGCTGCAGGCCTTTATTTGAACCCCAAGATACGTTATGCTCCGGGATtcgttgatgatgatgaagttacGGATGGCATGTATGATTGTTTGCTTAGATTGGTGGATGATCCGGAAAAAAGAGCCAAAGTTGATTACCAACTTGAGGATTTCAAAGCGAGGAAATCAAACTTTGGTAATGAATTTGCTACATTTGCACTTGGAAATAAAACACTAACACAATGGTGGGAATCTTATGGAAATAAACATAAAGAATTGCAATGGTTCGCTTTGCGAGTACTTAGTTTGACATGTAGCTCATCGGGGTGTGAACGGAATTGGAGTGCTTTTGAAAGGGTACgttttcaaactttttgaacAAATTGTATTACAAACAAgtatctattattttttaatttatttataacttataatCATTTAGGTTCACACTAAGAAGAGGAATCGCTTGAAGCAAATCACAATGAATAAGGTAGTTTTTGTGATGGTTAACTCAAAATTGGGAAAGACTAAGATTAAGAGAAAAAGTGCTAACTATGAGATTGAAGAAATTAATTCCGAAGATGAAGGGGAAGAATGGATTGAGAATGTGGAGGATGAGGAAGATGAAGGAGATGACACTTCACTTGATGTTGGACAAGATGCTAGTATCGGTgatgttcttggtgatgatttGGAACTTCCTCCcattgatgaagaagatgatgatgatgtcgTTGAAGAGAATGAGGATGAAGATGGTGATCTTGATGACTATCAAGATGTTGGATTGGAAGATATTTTAAATGTCTAGATTATGTCTTTTGTGAATGATACTATAATaggtcctttttttttaattatgcaTAGGCCTTAAGTTGTGATTTTTTGAATGATGCATAGGCCTTTAGTTGTGGTTGTGAATGATAGGTCTTTTTTTGTGAATGATGCATAGGCCTTTAGTTGTGAATGATAGGTCTTCCTTTTGTGAATGATGCATAGGCCTTTAATTGTGAATGATGCATAGGCCGTTGGttacttattttattaacttaGTACTTGGTTGGTTATGAAGTTATAAACAATTGGAATGatatatatgaaatattaattaagtttattgtgttcatgtattattattattattattattattattattattattattattattattattattattattttgtggttctgtgtatatgtatatatctGAAGTTACCATTTTACCCTTAAGTAGGTTCTTACGAATCGAGCTACGATCCCGACCTTACGACCCTCCACCAGCCTCCTGATCCTACGTAGGATCCCGAACCTGACTACATTGGTGTATTGTATGTAATTGGTTCATGATTAGGCTTTGTCTTTCTAATAATTCAAAGTATAAAGATCCCAAATAActtcagaattttttttttgaatttgctTCTCTATTTATCTCAACTCAATTATCACAATTCAATGCTAAATCACCACAACAACATCATATTTGACAGTTGCctgttcaaaaacaaaacatcataTTTGACAGACATAGCATAACCTATTGAAAGAGTTGAAATTTTGATATGTGAAGCATCACAATTCCATTCAACATTGATAAACAAAATCCACATACATAAATCCCACACAATATGccattataaatttataataggtcttcaaagcaaaaaaaaacttcaaaaaacaTCTAGCTTGCATTACATGTTTGCACCAAAACTAaactaaatagtaaataatagCATGTTCAAAATATATTGACAAATCAACGTTGATTCAGCATAGACCAAAGTGACCGAAACACGTGCTTCTTCAATTTTGTTGGAATTGGCAAGAACTAAGATCTTCTAGCAGGAAATCATTGAGATGGATATCTGATGTTAATATCTGCATTGGAAACCATCTAACATGTATCAAAATTTAGAGAGGTTGCAGGAATTGAAAACATGCAAATTGTGACTATGAATAACTGACTATAATCCTTCAGCTAGCATAGAGAAGCCGATATAGTTGTCAAGATGGAAATTATGAATGGAGTGCGCAATGGATTTAAACTGGTcattttattcttgaaaattCAGCAGAAGTCATTAATCTTAATTCCAGAATA
Coding sequences within it:
- the LOC123895656 gene encoding LRR receptor-like serine/threonine-protein kinase FLS2, with the protein product MNHLLLKAVAMLTVIIFFGDTSWTMEACSPNDMEALMSFKNGIQIDTSGRIEKWVGNNCCKWDGIVCENSTFRVKEINLPGFISNDEGLFQTQMTGWISPAIVILTSLEVIDLGGLIGLSGMIPPTIGLHLTNLQKLYLYGNNLTGSIPKNIGELQNLQELALQENRLSGSIPLSIGRLNNLRRLLLYSNQFSGIIPYSVENMRNLVELDVHDNALTGKIPNKFGEMQALEKLDLSNNFLSGKVPSSLTNLTVISVLYLDTNYLEGTIPFPSRPGEMSCLAFLRLHNNHLVGNIPSNFGYLVSLQRVSLSNNNFEGTLPSNLGNLVSLTEFYLSENFLSGQIPKSIGQLSHLIMLNISRNLIEGPLPQEMSSLQNLQTLDLSFNHLNLSTIPKWIGKMSSLSCIYFAGCGIRDQIPNFLQTTISPIQELDLSMNLLNGSIPSWIGSFNQLYMLNLSRNNISSYIPNSFRNLQDLSVLDLHSNRLTGSISPIFDIEQSTFGGSLKFIDLSDNKFSSGIEEISLRGQCDIHFLNLSHNLLKGKIPNTIGRMNFVNSLDLSFNKLGFNLPEVLENLTSLEVLKLQENEFNGNIPIGFLKLIKLKELNLSYNLLEGEIPEGKPLIDFPRSSYCGNKGLCGKPLGPCKL
- the LOC123895909 gene encoding uncharacterized protein LOC123895909; the protein is MASTSNVGASSAATVNEAPPSASAARVRVPPKNSSGNKTDPAWEYATSIDIKTRKVKCKLCDWEFTGSAFRIKHHLAGINSNVRPCPNCPPEIRKKFLVITDGLQEKLLKKIHVDINIEGDADDEVGDGAGAKGKRKSQGELARKDMYKRGLTQAKQSTINGAYKKETREDACKDIALFFYNNAIPFNVARSDEYLKMFDNVTKHGIGFKPPSYHEIRVKYLDHYYGEISKVVAGYRADWEKYGCTIMTDGWTDRKRRTILNFLVHSPKGTVFLKSIDASDITKTADKVVKMIDDVVEEVGEENVVQVVTDNAANYKAAGELLMQKRSNLYWTPCAAHCIDLMLEDFEKKIPLHKETIPKGKKITTYIYGRTSLICMLHRFTKNVDLIRPSLTRFATSYLTLGCLNDHRDELISMFKSNEWKTSKLAKSKDGIIVQKIVLNKVFWKNVLTCLGGAFPLIKVLRMVDSEEKAAMGYLYEEMDLAKENIKSSFNGVARSYTPLWNIIDQRWDKQLHRPLHAAGLYLNPKIRYAPGFVDDDEVTDGMYDCLLRLVDDPEKRAKVDYQLEDFKARKSNFGNEFATFALGNKTLTQWWESYGNKHKELQWFALRVLSLTCSSSGCERNWSAFERVHTKKRNRLKQITMNKVVFVMVNSKLGKTKIKRKSANYEIEEINSEDEGEEWIENVEDEEDEGDDTSLDVGQDASIGDVLGDDLELPPIDEEDDDDVVEENEDEDGDLDDYQDVGLEDILNV